The Montipora capricornis isolate CH-2021 chromosome 6, ASM3666992v2, whole genome shotgun sequence genome has a window encoding:
- the LOC138052583 gene encoding uncharacterized protein — MEPVELVSRWLGIEKLYFTKIEGCCPTSIPLNEVVFTYRWFTDEDKQHIGVDFWELFGKGKEVLEHKLEELKQGKKVEEPEDIKVALETFDYIMDASKRLSEKDIEAVTDDLSDYHREIDSNVVIAREFISPLLGPKGIIVLNSRHASSSELHAKEPSKLRVASAAGTWRGLGIGHPCAWHGEVDMMVVPNNAIPSGVTAVLVQPVTDNVQDEDVCDSAGCRLIEGKQDSSDMGLGFSQAIATAITSSFAYKPQYSYEGTLFPTIQVSRSGFEIFLYDSETDVLLMNTFQWLPTTIVYLWAVLYYHLLLTTTTKSSDSFKCSYRRLSDEFGGLTRFEGRTKFAVPIANISHKQKHITDVLFRSEGGKRKHVP, encoded by the exons ATGGAACCTGTTGAACTCGTGAGCAGATGGCTTGGCATTGAAAAACTTTACTTCACAAAAATAGAAGGTTGCTGTCCTACGTCAATTCCACTGAACGAAGTTGTGTTCACATATAGATGGTTCACAGACGAG GATAAGCAGCATATTGGAGTAGATTTCTGGGAGTTATTTGGAAAAGGCAAAGAAGTGCTTGAGCACAAATTAGAGGAGTTGAAACAAGGCAAAAAAGTTGAAGAGCCTGAAGACATAAAAGTTGCACTGGAGACATTTGATTATATAATGGATGCCTCAAAAAGGCTATCTGAGAAAGATATTGAGGCAGTGACAGACGATCTGTCTGACTATCACAGAGAAATAGACAGCAATGTGGTAATTGCCCGCGAATTTATTTCCCCTCTGCTGGGTCCTAAAGGCATTATTGTCCTCAATTCCCGACATGCGTCATCATCGGAGCTACATGCTAAGGAACCCTCAAAGTTAAGAGTGGCTTCTGCAGCTGGCACCTGGAGAGGACTTGGCATTG GCCACCCTTGTGCTTGGCATGGAGAGGTGGACATGATGGTTGTTCCAAATAATGCAA tACCATCAGGAGTAACTG ctgttcTTGTTCAACCTGTTACTGATAATGTCCAGGATGAAGACGTGTGTGATTCTGCAG GTTGTAGATTGATTGAAGGGAAGCAGGATTCAAGTGACATGGGATTAGGATTTTCTCAAGCCATTGCTACTGCTATAACATCTTCTTTTGCTTATAAGCCCCAGTATAGTTATGAGGGGACTCTGTTCCCCACAATCCAAGTATCTAGAAGTGGATTTGAAATTTTCCTTTACGACTCTGAGACGGATGTTCTTCTCATGAACACGTTCCAGTGGCTTCCTACAACTATTGTGTACTTGTGGGCTGTACTATACTACCATTTGCTGCTGACCACAACCACAAAATCATCAGATAGCTTCAAATGTAGTTATAGGAGATTGTCTGATGAATTTGGCGGTTTGACTCGGTTTGAAGGGCGCACAAAATTTGCTGTCCCCATAGCCAATATTTCCCATAAGCAAAAACATATTACTGATGTGCTTTTTAGATCTGAAGGCGGGAAACGAAAACACGTACCATGA